The DNA sequence GGTGCGTTGACGCCGCGGCACAGCGAGAAGTAGGAATGAACGTGTAGATGAACAAACGTGCTCATGGTCCGGTCCGGCTCTCCGGAAAAGGCCCATGGGTCTCCCTGGGTTCACTGGAGCACAAGGGTATGGGCATAATCAATAGCCCTCTCGCCGAAGCGATCCCGAATGCGATCGAGGGCACGGACGAGCTTCTCGCGACGCTCGCCGGCCTCGCTTTGGAACAGAGTGAGTTGGCGCATTTCCGGCCGGAGCTCTTTGAGCTCCAAATGCAGGGATCGGACGCGCACCCGGCGGGTGAGAAGATGGACCAGAGCCTCCTCGGCCACCGGGTAGATTTCGTGTTCGTATTGACTGGGGAAAGCGAGCGGCATCTCTCCGCGGTTTTCTACACCATCTGAGTAACGGAGCCAGAGGTGAAGCCGATGGGCCATCCAATGCTCTTGTCGCAGGCGGCGGCATGCTCGCTCCAGCAAGCGAAAGAGAAGCGCACGCAACAGGGGTATCGCATTGGTGTCTTCCGGCAGGATTTCTTCTTCCACAATGCTCGGCTGGCGACGCGGCGGCTGCACCGGTCGCGGATCGATGCCGTGGGCCCACTGGTGAAGCAGTATTCCTCTGCGACCTAAGAGATGGGTCAGATCCGTGACGGGAATCTGGGCCAGCTGCCGAATGTAGCGGACATTGAGTTCGGCAAGCTGCTGAAGAGTCGTTTTCCCTACCCCTGGCAGATAATGGACTGGCAGGGGCGAAAGGAACCGTTCTTCGTACCCGGGACGGACGCTCTGCAAGCCTGTAGGCTTGACGATGTCGGAGGCGATCTTGCTGACCAGCTTATTGGTTGCCACCCCGACCGTGGCTTCGAGGTTGAGCCGGTCACGGATCTCGCGTTGGGCCTTAGCGGCTGCGTCGATGGGGCTGCCGAAGAGGCGTTGCGTACCGGTCATGTCAAGGTACGCGTGACCGTAGCGCACGGGCTCGATGACCGGGCTGAAGCGGCTGAGGATGTCGAGCATGGCCTGCGTGGCGCGTGCGTACAGGGGCTTGTTTGGCGGTAGCACAATGAGCTCCCGACAGAGGCGCCTTGCCTCCTGCAGGGGCATGCCACGGTGAATCCCTGCCCGACGCGCTTCGTAGGAGGAGGCGTAAATGAGCGAGCGGTTGGCGGTCTGAACGGCGACCACCACTGGTCGCCCGCGCAATCGGGGCTCCAAAACGGTCTCCACGGAGACCGCAAAGGCCGTGATGTCCACATAAAGGATACTGCGCTCCATTGCGATCCCTGGCGTCAGCCAGGCCCACCTCTTACGCCACCCGCTCGCGGATTAAGGAAACCACCACGCCCTGGATCGTCCATTCGCTCTCCGGATGGATCTCCTCGTACCGAGGATTTTCTGGCTTCAGATACCGCTGGTTGCCTTTGACCACCAGCCGTTTCACGGTGACCTCGTTGCCGAGCAAAGCGACCACGATGTCTCCGTTGCGCGCCTCACTGGTGGAACGGACCACGACGAGGTCGCCATCGAGAATTCCGGCGCCTTCCATGCTGTCGCCCGTGACGCGGAGGAGAAAGTACCGTCCGCTATCGCGCACCAGACTACGGGGGATGGCCACGTGCCGCTCGATGTTTTCTTCCGCCAGCACGGGTTGACCCGCTGTGACGGAGCCGATCAGCGGCAGCTGGACCTCCGGCGAAGGCTGAAAGCGCGCCGCTTTTTCCAGCAAACGAATGCTCCGGGCCTTCTCGCTCTTGCTGATGTAGCCCTTTTTCTCGAGGCGGCGGAGGTACTTGATCACCGTGTTCTTGGAGCTCACCCCCAGGTGCTGGGCAATTTCGCGCAAGGTGGGGGGATAGCCGTCAATGGCCATCCGCTCGGCAATCAGGGCTAATACCCGGCGCTGCTTTTCGGTAAGATCGTCCATGGTCCCCTCCTTTTTCCTTTGTTCGGTGCCCATATGGTCACCCAATTCTACAAAATCTAGGTCACCCTGTCAAGAGAAATTTTTCCCAGCCCTATCCTCTCTCCCGCCGGGGTCCTGCGGAGCCTTCCCCCTATGGCGACGCCGTATTCAGCGCTACCTGTCTGCTCCCTCCTTGACTACATGCGGTCGACTCCGTATATTCTTTCCACAAACTCCAGGTAGTGCGAACAGGGGAAAGGGGTAAAGATGAGACTCGGGTGGAGTAAATCCCTCGCGCTCGGCCTCCTTATCGGGATTGTCGGTTGCAGCAGGAGACCTTCTCAGCCCTTCGGGTTCACAATTGAGGACCACGACCTCGCCGTTACCCTTTTCCCAGAGCAGCACCGCCTCGAGGCGGTGGACCAGATGAAAGTGAGCTTGCGGCAGAAGCGCCAAATACGCTTCCTTCTCCACGAAGACCTTAGTGTCCAGCAAGTGCGTGTGGGGGGACAGGAGTGTAAGGTTGCGCTGGAGCCTGACTTTGATCCCTCCCGCGTCTTACCTCGCCCTTTCCTGGAGGACTCCGCGTGGATACGTCGGGCGGCGCTCGTCACCGTGAACCTGCCTAAACTCGAGAAAGCCGCGGAACGGATGGAGGTACGCTACCAGGGTGTGATTTTCGACTCCGCGGGCGAAGGACAATTCTCACGGAACTGGCTTTCGCGAACGAGCTCCGGGATCATCTCCGCGGCGGGCGTGTACCTCGCCCCCAGTAGCTTGTGGTACCCGACCGTGCCGGGCAACCTAAGTGCGCTCCGCGTGGCCGTGCGTACGCCCGCCCCGCTCGAGGTTGTGAGTCAGGGAGCGCTTCGGCAGCGCAGGTTGCAGGGCGAGTGGGTGTACACGGTCTGGGAAGAGAGGCAGCCTCAGAAAGGCATTTATCTCGCCGCTGGGCCGTGGCGCATCACGCAAATCCCAATGATGCGCTACGCGGTCATGTGCTACTTTAGCCCCGAGGCTACCTCCTCGCTGGGACTGGAAAGAGGTTACCTCGAGGCCTGCGCAAACTATCTTTCCCTTTACGAGCGTCTTCTCGGGCCGTACCCGTACTGGAAGTTCGCGGTCGTTGAGAATTTCCTCCCCACGGGCTATGGTCTGCCCTCATTTACGCTCATTGGGAGTGAGGTGCTGCGCCTACCGTTCATTATCTCCACCTCCCTGGGCCATGAGATCTGCCACAACTGGTGGGGGAACGCCGTCTACGTCGCTCCCGGTACCGGAAACTGGTCCGAGGGGCTTACGACGTACTGCGCGGAGCACTACTACGCAGAGCAGCAGGGGGCCGAGCAGGCCGCTCATTTTCGCATGGGACTCAACCGTGAATACCTCTCGTATGTGACGCCCGAAACGGATTTTCCCCTGCGCCGATTCCGGGAGCGCAGTGACCCCGCCTCGCGTGCGATCGGCTACGCCAAGTCAGCCATGGTTTTCCACCAACTCCGCCTCCTCGTCGGAGACGAAAAGTTCTGGAACGCCCTTCGGAACATCTATCGTGACTATCGGTTTCGCCACGCCAGCTGGGACGACTTTCGGCGCGTGTTTGAGGAATTCCACGGCGAGAAGCTCGGCTGGTTCTTCGACCAGTGGCTCGATCGTACAGGCGCTCCTGTCCTGCGCATTCAGAAGGCGCGCGTCAGTCGCCAGGGCGATCGCTTCCAAGTCACGGTCGTGGTGGGACAAGAGGGAAACCAGCCGTACCGCGTGAAGGTCCCGGTGCGTGTACGCACGACAGCGGGAAGTGAAAAGGCCGTGCTTGAGTTGACGGGGCAGGCCGACAGCGTCACGATCCGTGTCGTGAACCGGCCTGTCCTGGTTGAAGTTGACCCGGAGTTCGACGTCCTGAGGTGGCTGCTTCCGGGCGAGTTTCCTCCCGCACTGAGCCAGCTCCTCGGGGAAAAGAAGCCCATCTTCGTCCTCGCCCGGGCTTCGTCGGACCTCGCGTCCGCCTATCGGTCCCTTGCCGAGGGAATTGCCGAGCGCGGGCTGATTGTCGCTGGCGATGAGGTCCGAGTTGAGGATCTTCGGACGACCTCGTTTGCTGTTCTCGGTGATCCGCACCAGCTGAGTCTCTGGAACGAGCTGCGTTCCCAGCTGCCTGCGGAGCTACAGATCGAGGGCTCAGGGGTCGTGATTCAGGGGACCCGTTACAACCTGAACGTGCCAGGATTGACGGTTGTTCTGGTCCTCGCCAATCCTTTCAACGCGGGCAAAGTGGCTGCCGTCATTTGGGGAGGTAGCGCAGAGGCCATCTCGGCCGCTGCCTCCCGCTTAGCCCACTACGGGAAGTACAGCTTCGTCGTTTTCCAGAACGGGCGGAACATTGCCAGCGGGGAATGGCAGGTCACGGAGTCGCCACTGGCCATGCGTTTCTGAGCTGGGCAAGACGGCGAGCCCTGGGTTCTCGTCGAGAACGAAGGGCCGGGAGAGCGGACATTCCCCCGCGGCGCGCACAGGTGGCATACCCCAGCAAACGTCGGCCGGACAAGGTAGGCGAAGTATCTCTCTCGGTCAGAAAGACGAACCCGATGCGGGGTGCAAATCGCGCACAGTTAACCAGGGGGAAAGGGAAAGGCTCTTTCGGGGATCGTCGCTCTGGACATGGGCAGAAAGTGGATCTGTCCGGAGACAACTCCGGCACTGAGGGTTAGCGCAACGGAGCGGTCAACGATACGGACAACAGGGACAGCCTGCGGAGGGCGTGCTGCAGGGTCATCGCTCAGCGGTGGCCCTGTTTTATTGCTCAGCGGAAGCTGGGAGGCCACACCACGCGGGGGATGGATCATCGCCTTGGACGGATGTGGTTTGGAAGGTTGCCGGGCCTCGGCGGCGTAGAGGTGTGCGAGAGTAGGCGGGTGAACGAGCAAAAGGGTAGACCATGGGAATCCCCAAGACCATGCGCGCGATTGTGAAGGTCAAGGAGGGTGTGGGAGCGGAGCTGCGTGAGGTTCCAGTGCCGCGGCCGGGTCCCGGGGAAATTCTGGTGGAGGTCACCGCCACATCAATCTGCGGTAGCGATCTGCATATCTGGCAGTGGAATAGCTGGGCAAGGAAGCGCATTCGGCTTCCCCAGATCATGGGCCACGAGCTTGCAGGCCGTGTAGTGGAGGTGGGCAAGGACGTGCACCACATCCCTGTGGGTACCTTTGTGTCCGCGGAGACGCACCTGGCCTGCGGCGTGTGCTACCAATGCCGTACGGGAAGGCCGGAGATCTGCAAGAACCTGCGGATTCTCGGCGTGGACACAACCGGGGTTTTTGCCGAATACGCCGTGATCCCGGCCGTCAATGCAATCGTAAACGACGAGCGCATCCCCCCGGAATATGCCTCTGTACAGGAGCCTCTGGGCAACGCGATTGATACCGTCCTGGCCGAAGATGTGTCCGGGAAATCAATCCTTGTTACGGGTCTTGGGCCTGTAGGGCTGCTGGCGGTGGCGGTTGCCCGGAGCTGTGGAGCTGGGCTGATTGTGGCGAGCGAGCCGAACCCTCTGCGCCGTCAGTTAGCCGAGCGGCTGGGCGCGAACCGCGTCGTGGATCCCCGTTCGGAGGACCTGGTGCAGGTCGTTAGGGATCTCACGGCTGGGGACGGCGTGGAGGTCCTGGCCGAAATGTCCGGAAGTGCCCAAGCTTTGCGCGATGGCCTGCGCTGCGTTACTCCTGGCGGGCGTGTGTCCATCCTGGCCTTGTACGACGGTGAGGTTTCCCTCGACCTGAACGATTTGGTCGTCCTCCGCGCTATCCGCATCTACGGTGTCACGGGCCGGAAAATGTTCTCCACATGGTTCAAGGCGCGTGAGTTGCTCGTCCATGGCCGCTTGGATCTGGCCAACGTGGTCACGCACAAGTTCGCCTTCGACCGGTTCGCCGAGGCTTTCGAGCTGATGAGCAACGGTAATTGCGGCAAGGTCGTGCTCTACCCTCATGGGGAAGTAGCCCCTTAGGTAGGAAAGTCAAGCCTGAGCGTGAGGTGAGCTATGTTCGAGGAGAGCTTTCGTCAGGAGCTCCGACGCACCCTGGAGGAGCTCAAAGAGAGCGGCCTTTACAAGGAGGAGCGGATCCTGGTCACGCCTCAGAGCCCCGAGATCCGCGTCGAGGGTAGAGATGGCGTGGTACTGAACTTCTGCGCCAACAACTACCTCGGGCTCTCTAGCCACCCCAAGGTCATTGAGGCAGCCCATCGTGCCCTTGATCGGTGGGGATTCGGTCTGTCCTCCGTGCGCTTCATCTGTGGCACGCAGGAGATCCACAAAATCCTTGAGAGAAAGGTAAGTGAGTTTCTGAGGACCGACGACACCATCCTCTACGCCGCTTGTTTCGATGCCAATGGCGGCGTTTTCGAGCCCTTTATGGACGCCGACTGCGCGATCCTTACCGACGAGCTGAACCATGCCTCGATCATCGACGGAATCCGGCTCACCAAGGCACAACGGTTCATCTACAAGCACTCCGATATGAACGACCTCGAGGACAAACTGAAGCAGGCCCAGCGTGCCAAGCGAAGGATGATCGCCACGGATGGCGTTTTCAGCATGGATGGCGATATGGCCCGTCTGGACGTGATTTGCGATCTGGCGGAAAAGTACGGAGCGCTCGTAATGGTCGACGACAGTCACGCCACCGGGTTCGTCGGAAAGACGGGACGTGGCACTCCCGAATACTGGGGTGTAGAAGGGAGGGTCGACCTGATCACCACCACCTTTGGGAAGGCGCTCGGGGGAGCGTCCGGCGGCTGTGCCTCCGGTCGACAGGAGCTCATCGACTGGCTCCGACAGCGCAGTCGCCCCTACTTGTTCTCTAACACCCTCTCGCCCGTGGTGGTGGGGGCGACCATTGCCGTCCTCGATCTCCTCTCGGAGACGAGCGAGCTCCGTGACAAGTTGGCCCGCAACACTGCCTACTTCCGTCAGCAAATCACACAGGCCGGTTTCGAGATCAAGCCCGGAGACCACCCGATTGTCCCCATCATGCTCTACGAGGAAAAGTTGGCCCACCGAATGGCGCGCGATCTTCTCGACGAAGGGATCTACGTGATCGGTTTCAGCTATCCGGTTGTCCCTCGCGGCCAGGCGCGGATCCGCGTGCAGATCTCAGCCGCTCACGAGCAGCACCACCTCGACCGGGCAATCGAGGCCTTTACCAAGGTGGGGAGGGCTCTCGGCGTCATCGCGTGAGGTCGCAGGGACGGTGCTACTCAGCCGATCCCAGCTTTGCAGCCAGTCGGGCCTGGGCTCCCGCAAGGGGAAGAGAACCGAGCGCGCGGAGCGCAGGGGCTCGCAACCGTTGGCAAGCGAGGGAGCGCCCGATGCCGGTCCTGCGTGTTTTCTCCCGGATGAGCCGGGGAGGGCAACTGGCCGCCATCCTCGTGGCTGCGACTATCCTGTTTTCCGGAAGGAGCTGGGCCGCTGAAGTCAGTGGCGCAGATCCCATCCGAGCGCCAGGAGACCAGGCCGGACGTCCCCGCATTGCCCTTGTCCTGAGCGGTGGTGGCGCGCGGGGCTTCAGCCACGTGGGCATCTTGAAGGCGCTGGAAGAAGAGGGAATCCCGTTCGACCTCCTCGTGGGAACCAGCATGGGAGCGATTGTGGGCTCCCTCTACGCTTGTGGGTACTCGCCGCAGGAGATCGAGGAGATGGTCCGTGCTGTAAACTGGGTCCAATTGCTGAGCAAGAGCGCACCCCGTTCGGATCTCGGGAGTGAGCGGTACGGTGCGGCCCATGCCCTGGTGTCGTTGCGCCTCCAAAAACTTGAACCGCAGATGTCGCCCGGTCTCCTGCCGGCTCAGCGGCTGTACGAGCTTTTCCTCAGCCTGACCGGCGGACACGAAATTGCGTGTAAAGGCGACTTTGACTCGCTGATGGTTCCGCTGCGGATTGTCGCCGCCGATCTGAAATCGGGGCAGCCGGTCGTCTTCAGCCACGGGCATCTGGCCCGAGCGATCCTGGCCTCGATGGCCATTCCTTTCCTCTTTCCGCCGGTCCCATGGGGCGATTCGCTTCTGGTGGACGGAGGCCTGCTGGACAACATGCCTGTGGATGTGGCGCGGACCTGGGGAGCCGACGTCGTGTTGGCTGTGGACGTCTCCAGCATCGGCGAGAGGGAGGTGCAATACGAAGACCTGATCGACGTCTTCCGCCGCACCATGGACATCTGGATGACCCGTACCAATCAGCTTTACCGAGAGAAGCCGGACCTACTGTTGAAGCCCTACTTGGAGCAACGAAGCCCCCTGGACTACGCCTCAGCCGATACGATCATGGCCCTCGGCTACCGCTACGCCAGGGCTGTCCTGGATTCCGTCAGGCTTCTCATCCCCTGGCGCACAGACTGGGGCCTCCGCCGGGAAAGATACCGTCTTCTTTCTCGGGCCAAAGTCGGCTCGGTGGTGGCCACTGTGGAGCTCACGGGAACTGCACGCTCTGAGCCGCTCCCTCTACGGTCAGAGATAGAGCTCCGGCCGGGAATGCCTTTTCAAGTGGGGACGGTGGTGAGCGATCTGCGGAGGCTTTACGACACCGGTCTCTTTGACCATGTGTCCGCCCGTTTGGAGGCTCGGCCTGGGGGACGTGTGGCCGTTGCCTACGAGGTTCGCGAACGCCACCCTCTCGACCTCTGCCTGGGGGGATCGTACGTAAGTCGCGAGGGTGAGGCGGCCTTCGTTCAGTTGCGCCACCTGAATCTCCTCGGACGGGGACCCCGGGGCCTCCTTTCGTATCGAGTAGGTCCCCAGCGTGACTTTGTGGCCGCGGAGCTGCACTCGCGCTCCTTCCTGGGGAGAGCTCTGGGCGTCCAGACAGCCCTTTTCTGGGAGCGCAATCGTCCTCTCTGGTACGAAGGAGGCCGTGCGGTGGCCAGGAGGGTTTTCGACGAGGCGGGAATCCAGGTTACCGCCAAAAGGGGGCTGCGCGGCCTATGGTCCATTTCCGCGGCCGCCAGTGCGACCAGCGCGGTGGGACGCCGAGTGCCCGAGATAGGCCTGAACCGGCGTGTGTGGAGGACCCGCAGTTTCGCTCTGACCGTGCGGTCCAGCAGCCTGGACGATCCCTACTGGACGACGCGCGGCAGCTTCCACACGCTGCAAACCGTGCGGTTCTTTCGGGTCCTCGGCGGTACGACGGAGGGCGGGATTGCGTCCTGGGTGTCGGGATGGTTCCTCCCTGTGGACCGCATGATCCTCGGTGGTACCCTCCGAGCGACGATTTCTGGAACGGGATTGCCCCCAGAGTTGTGGCCACGGCTTGGAGGCCCGGAGGAATTCCAAGGGCTGGAGCGGGGTGAACTCTGGACGCCCTGCTTCCTGGCGGCCACGGGCGAGATCAAATACGCCGCGACGGGCATCCTCCGATGGGCCTTCGGGTTAGGCTTGTCCTGGGCCTCCCACCGCCCGGGTAAGCTCTTAGCCAACGAGCCATTTTTCGGGGCGCGGGTCGGGGCAAGGCTTCTGACCCTCGTGGGGATTGTATCCCTGGATTTGGCCTACGGCGAAGGTGGTCGTTCCGCCTACTACCTTACCGTGGGGTATCCCTTCTGATCCGACCGGGAGCAGGCGGCTTCCGGAAGCCTCGAGGGAGAAGCGCGGCTTGATCGGAAGGGAGAAACGGTGGTTGCCAATCACCAGGAAACCGGGCTGCTTGGGGCAGGAAACAGGTATTCCCGATTGAGGGGGCGCGAAGGAGGATCGAGCGGCGGGCAGGGTGGCTCAAGCCGGCGAGGAATGGGACTGAATGGAAAGTAGGCTCGGTGCTCTTGAGCTGGGATTGATGGCCATTGCGCTGGGAACCGATGCCTTCTCCGTGGCCCTCGGAGTGGGGACCGCTGGGGTGACGGCGCGAAGACTCTTCCGTCTGTCCTGGCACTTCGGCTTGTTCCAGTTCCTGATGCCCATTTTGGGATGGCTCATGGGAAAGGAGCTGGCGGCCATCGTCGGGTCAATCGGTCATTACGTCGTCGCTGGCTTCCTGGCCTACGTGGGTGCCCGGATGATGTGGGAGGGACTGGCGGCCCACCGGGACGCGGGTTTTGCAATAGATCGGACACGGCGAGGGGCACTGATCGGGCTTTCCGTCGCGACGAGCCTCGATGCGTTGGGGGTTGGGGTGGCCCTGGGCATTCTCCAAAGCGCCATTTTCGTGCCCGCGGTGGTCATCGGGATCGTGGCCGGGGCCATGACGGCTGTGGGGATGCTGATCGGCCATAGGTTGCGTGCGGTCGTCGGCCGCCGGGCGGAAGCCCTCGGTGGCCTGGTTCTGATCGGACTGGCTTTGCGATTCTTGATCGGCTGAGGGAGAAGATATGTCAGGAACCACCTGGCTGTCGGTAGATCCGAACGAGGTCGTGGGGCTGACGCGCAGGTTGGTGGCTATCCCCAGCATCACGGAGGCGGAGGGACCGGAGATCTCGGAATTCGTGCGGTCCTGGCTACTGGAGCGGGGATTGGAAGCCAAATTGATCCCCGCAGGGGCAGACAGGGCGAGCGTCGTCTGCGAGCTGGGCAAAGGTACGCCTGTGCTTCTCTTCAACGCACACCTCGATACGAAACCCATTGAGGGCATGGTGATCGACCCTTTTAAGGCGGAGGTGCGAGATGGTAGGCTGTACGGCCGGGGTGCGTGCGACACAAAGGGAGCGGTGGCCGGAATGATGCTGGCCGCCCACGCTCTGAAATCGGGGGGTGGACCCCGTCGGGGATGCTTGCGCCTTGTGTTCGAAGTGGGCGAGGAAGGACGGAAGTGGGCCGCCGAGCAACTGTGGCAGGAGCAGTGGTTGCAGGCAGACTTCGCGGTCGTCGGGGAGCCTTCCGACGGAAAGGTCCAGATAGGCAATCGGGGACGCGTAGGCGGTCTGGTACGGACCTTCGGCAAATCCACCCACACGGCCACGGCAGAGCTCGGCGTGAACGCGATCGAGAAGATGTGCCGGATCATCCAGGCGTTCCTTGATCTCCCGTACCGGCGCTTCAGGGATCCCATTTGGGGTCTCGCCCCGCTGAATTTCTGGAAAATCGAGAGCAGGGGCTGGGAAGCAACGGTTCCGTACGAGTGCGTGGCGTATTTCGACACCCGGCTTCCGCCGCACGTACGGCCGGAGGAGGTACTGGCCCAGATGCGGGCCGCCCTGGCTGAACTCCAGCGCAAGGATCCGGAGCTGCGGGCCGAGATACCAGAGGATGAGCTCTGGCCCTTGCTTCCGGCCGCCGCCATCTCTACGGACCACAAGCTGGTGCAGGACGCGCGCGAAGCGTATTTCGAGATTACCGGCTATCCGCCTGCTCTCGGTGCCAACCCCGCGATGACCATGGCGCACATCTTGATCACCCGCGGTGTGCCCGCCATTATCTTCGGCCCTGGGGAGATTGGCAAAGCCCACACCGCGGACGAAAGCGTGGGCCTCGACGAACTGGTCCTCGCTGCCCGCTTCTACACGGCTTTGGCCGAAAGGATTCTCGGTTAGACGTGAACCACGAACGCGCGTTCGCGACCCTGGCCTCACCGCTCTCGGACGACGTTCCGTGCCCTCAACGGGGTAAAGCGATCTATGGTTGAAGGGGAGAGGCCCGCATTTGGTCCGCTGGAAGGACACGAACCTGCGCGGAGGGCAGGGCATGGCCCCCACGGCGAAGTCAGCGTTTGAATTGGCCGAGATAGGAGCGCTGAACCGCCCTTTGTTCGAGCCGGCGATCTACGAACACAAGGCGGCCCTCCTGCAGCGACCGGTTGTGGACGTGGCGACCTCCGCGGAGCTTCTGGCGGAAGCCACTCTGATGGAGATCGAGCATTACCACCCGGACGCCGTGACCATCGGCGTGGACGTGTACAACGTAGAGGCGGAAGCCATCGGTTGCCGTTTGAATTACGACGTGCCCAGGTACGAGGGCCCACAGGTGGCGGAACCTTTGCTTGGGCAGGTTGGGAGCTGGACAGATCTTCCGCTTCCGGATGCCGAGCGGGCTGGACGGATGCCTCTGTTCCTGGAGGCGGCGTCGCGCGTCCTGCGGGCCAGGCCTCCCGAAATCCTGGTCCGGGGTGCGGTGTCCGGCCCCTTTTCCCTTGCCGCCACTCTGGTCGGTTTTGAGAGGCTTCTTCTGACCATCCTGGACGATGCGTCGAGGGTCCGGCAGCTCCTCAACTACACTCTGGAAGTGAGCCTGGGCTTTGGGCTGGCGTACCTGCGACGCGGTGCCGAGCCGGTGTACTTCGACTCCCGGTGTGCACCGCCCCTGCTTTCGCCGCGAATGTACGCCGAGCTGGTCTTGCCCGTGCACGCGGAACTGGTGCGAAAGACCCGAGCGTTCGGAGCACGCCAGGTTCCCCTGATCATCGGCGGGGACACAACGGAAATCGTGGAGGATCTTGTGCGAACGGGAGCGGGCTACCTCTTGTGCGACGCGCCTGCAAATTTCCAGCGGTATCGAGAGGCGTTGACAGGGAGGAGGCTTTTCCTCCGTCGCAATCTGAACCCTGTTCTGATCCACCGGGGTCCGCTCGAGGAGATCGAGAAGGAGGCTCGCGCTTACCTGCAGGAAGCACGGGGCCTTCCCCTGTTTGTGCTGGGTACCGGAATCGTGGCCTACGATACGCCGCCG is a window from the candidate division KSB1 bacterium genome containing:
- a CDS encoding DNA polymerase IV, which produces MERSILYVDITAFAVSVETVLEPRLRGRPVVVAVQTANRSLIYASSYEARRAGIHRGMPLQEARRLCRELIVLPPNKPLYARATQAMLDILSRFSPVIEPVRYGHAYLDMTGTQRLFGSPIDAAAKAQREIRDRLNLEATVGVATNKLVSKIASDIVKPTGLQSVRPGYEERFLSPLPVHYLPGVGKTTLQQLAELNVRYIRQLAQIPVTDLTHLLGRRGILLHQWAHGIDPRPVQPPRRQPSIVEEEILPEDTNAIPLLRALLFRLLERACRRLRQEHWMAHRLHLWLRYSDGVENRGEMPLAFPSQYEHEIYPVAEEALVHLLTRRVRVRSLHLELKELRPEMRQLTLFQSEAGERREKLVRALDRIRDRFGERAIDYAHTLVLQ
- the lexA gene encoding transcriptional repressor LexA, producing the protein MDDLTEKQRRVLALIAERMAIDGYPPTLREIAQHLGVSSKNTVIKYLRRLEKKGYISKSEKARSIRLLEKAARFQPSPEVQLPLIGSVTAGQPVLAEENIERHVAIPRSLVRDSGRYFLLRVTGDSMEGAGILDGDLVVVRSTSEARNGDIVVALLGNEVTVKRLVVKGNQRYLKPENPRYEEIHPESEWTIQGVVVSLIRERVA
- a CDS encoding M1 family aminopeptidase, producing the protein MRLGWSKSLALGLLIGIVGCSRRPSQPFGFTIEDHDLAVTLFPEQHRLEAVDQMKVSLRQKRQIRFLLHEDLSVQQVRVGGQECKVALEPDFDPSRVLPRPFLEDSAWIRRAALVTVNLPKLEKAAERMEVRYQGVIFDSAGEGQFSRNWLSRTSSGIISAAGVYLAPSSLWYPTVPGNLSALRVAVRTPAPLEVVSQGALRQRRLQGEWVYTVWEERQPQKGIYLAAGPWRITQIPMMRYAVMCYFSPEATSSLGLERGYLEACANYLSLYERLLGPYPYWKFAVVENFLPTGYGLPSFTLIGSEVLRLPFIISTSLGHEICHNWWGNAVYVAPGTGNWSEGLTTYCAEHYYAEQQGAEQAAHFRMGLNREYLSYVTPETDFPLRRFRERSDPASRAIGYAKSAMVFHQLRLLVGDEKFWNALRNIYRDYRFRHASWDDFRRVFEEFHGEKLGWFFDQWLDRTGAPVLRIQKARVSRQGDRFQVTVVVGQEGNQPYRVKVPVRVRTTAGSEKAVLELTGQADSVTIRVVNRPVLVEVDPEFDVLRWLLPGEFPPALSQLLGEKKPIFVLARASSDLASAYRSLAEGIAERGLIVAGDEVRVEDLRTTSFAVLGDPHQLSLWNELRSQLPAELQIEGSGVVIQGTRYNLNVPGLTVVLVLANPFNAGKVAAVIWGGSAEAISAAASRLAHYGKYSFVVFQNGRNIASGEWQVTESPLAMRF
- the tdh gene encoding L-threonine 3-dehydrogenase, translated to MPKTMRAIVKVKEGVGAELREVPVPRPGPGEILVEVTATSICGSDLHIWQWNSWARKRIRLPQIMGHELAGRVVEVGKDVHHIPVGTFVSAETHLACGVCYQCRTGRPEICKNLRILGVDTTGVFAEYAVIPAVNAIVNDERIPPEYASVQEPLGNAIDTVLAEDVSGKSILVTGLGPVGLLAVAVARSCGAGLIVASEPNPLRRQLAERLGANRVVDPRSEDLVQVVRDLTAGDGVEVLAEMSGSAQALRDGLRCVTPGGRVSILALYDGEVSLDLNDLVVLRAIRIYGVTGRKMFSTWFKARELLVHGRLDLANVVTHKFAFDRFAEAFELMSNGNCGKVVLYPHGEVAP
- the kbl gene encoding glycine C-acetyltransferase, producing the protein MFEESFRQELRRTLEELKESGLYKEERILVTPQSPEIRVEGRDGVVLNFCANNYLGLSSHPKVIEAAHRALDRWGFGLSSVRFICGTQEIHKILERKVSEFLRTDDTILYAACFDANGGVFEPFMDADCAILTDELNHASIIDGIRLTKAQRFIYKHSDMNDLEDKLKQAQRAKRRMIATDGVFSMDGDMARLDVICDLAEKYGALVMVDDSHATGFVGKTGRGTPEYWGVEGRVDLITTTFGKALGGASGGCASGRQELIDWLRQRSRPYLFSNTLSPVVVGATIAVLDLLSETSELRDKLARNTAYFRQQITQAGFEIKPGDHPIVPIMLYEEKLAHRMARDLLDEGIYVIGFSYPVVPRGQARIRVQISAAHEQHHLDRAIEAFTKVGRALGVIA
- a CDS encoding patatin-like phospholipase family protein, producing the protein MPVLRVFSRMSRGGQLAAILVAATILFSGRSWAAEVSGADPIRAPGDQAGRPRIALVLSGGGARGFSHVGILKALEEEGIPFDLLVGTSMGAIVGSLYACGYSPQEIEEMVRAVNWVQLLSKSAPRSDLGSERYGAAHALVSLRLQKLEPQMSPGLLPAQRLYELFLSLTGGHEIACKGDFDSLMVPLRIVAADLKSGQPVVFSHGHLARAILASMAIPFLFPPVPWGDSLLVDGGLLDNMPVDVARTWGADVVLAVDVSSIGEREVQYEDLIDVFRRTMDIWMTRTNQLYREKPDLLLKPYLEQRSPLDYASADTIMALGYRYARAVLDSVRLLIPWRTDWGLRRERYRLLSRAKVGSVVATVELTGTARSEPLPLRSEIELRPGMPFQVGTVVSDLRRLYDTGLFDHVSARLEARPGGRVAVAYEVRERHPLDLCLGGSYVSREGEAAFVQLRHLNLLGRGPRGLLSYRVGPQRDFVAAELHSRSFLGRALGVQTALFWERNRPLWYEGGRAVARRVFDEAGIQVTAKRGLRGLWSISAAASATSAVGRRVPEIGLNRRVWRTRSFALTVRSSSLDDPYWTTRGSFHTLQTVRFFRVLGGTTEGGIASWVSGWFLPVDRMILGGTLRATISGTGLPPELWPRLGGPEEFQGLERGELWTPCFLAATGEIKYAATGILRWAFGLGLSWASHRPGKLLANEPFFGARVGARLLTLVGIVSLDLAYGEGGRSAYYLTVGYPF
- a CDS encoding manganese efflux pump MntP family protein, producing MESRLGALELGLMAIALGTDAFSVALGVGTAGVTARRLFRLSWHFGLFQFLMPILGWLMGKELAAIVGSIGHYVVAGFLAYVGARMMWEGLAAHRDAGFAIDRTRRGALIGLSVATSLDALGVGVALGILQSAIFVPAVVIGIVAGAMTAVGMLIGHRLRAVVGRRAEALGGLVLIGLALRFLIG